One window of Brevibacterium pigmentatum genomic DNA carries:
- a CDS encoding HAD family hydrolase: MRPPISPDILPPDDFDLGLVASDIDGTLLLNWKPISTATIDAIHRCQDAEIPFVLVTGRPMRWLAPIAEQIPDLGRVVCLNGAVVYDIASQSVVDAHSIDSQSLAEITAAVRVDHPEARFAYETLNGGFIDREFVTARPREARIIDDVSELAGEDVVKVLVRLETSDSQAMHDLIDPLVDGTCHASFSEPDNGLVELAPFGITKAKTLEGLCDHLGVARSQVMAFGDMPNDIEMLSWAGHGVAMGNALGSVKAIAAAVTEAVDDDGVARYLEAVLDTRPN; this comes from the coding sequence ATGAGACCTCCGATCAGCCCCGACATCCTGCCGCCCGATGATTTCGACCTCGGCCTCGTCGCCAGCGATATCGACGGCACTCTGCTGCTGAACTGGAAGCCGATCTCGACGGCCACGATCGATGCGATCCATCGTTGCCAGGATGCGGAGATCCCCTTCGTCCTCGTCACCGGGCGGCCCATGCGGTGGCTGGCGCCGATCGCCGAGCAGATCCCGGACCTCGGTCGCGTCGTGTGCCTCAACGGGGCGGTCGTCTATGACATCGCCTCGCAGTCCGTCGTCGATGCCCACAGCATCGACTCTCAGTCGCTGGCGGAGATCACCGCGGCGGTCCGCGTCGACCATCCCGAGGCCCGGTTCGCCTACGAGACGCTCAACGGCGGTTTCATCGACCGGGAGTTCGTCACCGCCCGACCGCGTGAGGCCCGGATCATCGACGATGTCTCCGAACTCGCCGGCGAAGACGTCGTCAAGGTGCTCGTGCGTCTTGAGACGAGCGACTCGCAGGCGATGCACGACCTCATCGATCCGCTCGTCGACGGCACCTGCCATGCTTCGTTCTCCGAACCAGACAACGGGCTCGTCGAACTCGCACCGTTCGGGATCACGAAGGCGAAGACGCTGGAGGGCTTGTGCGACCACCTCGGCGTGGCGCGGTCGCAGGTGATGGCGTTCGGAGATATGCCCAACGACATCGAGATGCTGTCCTGGGCCGGGCACGGAGTCGCGATGGGCAATGCGCTCGGGTCGGTCAAGGCCATCGCCGCCGCCGTGACCGAGGCCGTCGACGACGATGGAGTCGCCCGCTACCTCGAAGCCGTCTTAGACACCCGCCCCAACTGA
- a CDS encoding HAD family hydrolase — translation MGDTLTPHLIALDVDGTIVGYDGSLSESVKQVLDRLAEEGHHLVISTGRALPGALEVVHALDLKHGFVVCSNGSVVVRLDPELPLGWEMHHVVSFDPKDALEQMHAALPTALFLVEDPDLHRWASGAFPVGELAESDTLDIVDFEELLTKQATRIVMREVNGTAEEFAAAVDSLGLHEVSYSVGWSNWLDIAPDGVSKASGLELVAEELGVEHAHTVGAGDGLNDIEMIEWVEHGIVMGQSKDELKVHASVVTDSIDDDGLAVALVDYFDLDTTLLEAEGTTNTRP, via the coding sequence TTGGGAGACACATTGACCCCGCACCTCATCGCACTCGATGTCGACGGCACGATCGTCGGATACGACGGATCCCTGTCGGAGTCGGTGAAGCAGGTGCTCGATCGGCTCGCCGAGGAGGGCCACCACCTTGTGATCTCCACCGGCCGTGCCCTGCCTGGCGCGCTCGAGGTCGTCCACGCGCTCGATCTCAAGCACGGATTCGTCGTGTGCTCGAACGGGTCCGTCGTCGTCCGCCTCGACCCGGAGCTGCCGTTGGGGTGGGAGATGCACCATGTGGTGTCCTTCGACCCGAAGGATGCGCTCGAGCAGATGCACGCGGCGCTGCCGACGGCGCTGTTCCTCGTCGAGGATCCGGACCTGCACCGGTGGGCGTCCGGGGCGTTCCCGGTCGGCGAACTCGCCGAATCAGACACGCTCGACATCGTGGATTTCGAAGAGCTGCTGACGAAGCAGGCCACCCGCATCGTCATGCGTGAGGTCAACGGCACCGCTGAGGAGTTCGCGGCCGCCGTGGACTCGCTCGGACTCCATGAGGTCAGCTATTCGGTGGGCTGGAGCAACTGGCTCGACATCGCTCCGGACGGGGTCTCGAAGGCCAGCGGCCTGGAGCTCGTGGCTGAGGAACTCGGAGTCGAACATGCGCACACCGTGGGCGCCGGCGACGGACTCAACGACATCGAGATGATCGAATGGGTCGAGCACGGAATCGTCATGGGCCAGTCGAAGGACGAGCTCAAGGTGCACGCGAGCGTGGTCACCGACTCGATCGACGACGACGGCCTCGCCGTGGCTCTGGTCGACTACTTCGACCTCGACACGACTCTCCTAGAAGCAGAGGGCACCACCAACACCCGCCCCTAA